A region of Carassius auratus strain Wakin chromosome 41, ASM336829v1, whole genome shotgun sequence DNA encodes the following proteins:
- the LOC113060146 gene encoding ribosomal RNA small subunit methyltransferase NEP1-like, protein MAARAGDKRGLEHLDEYDPKPAKQQKSLQEQMAEKRLVVVLEGATLETVKVGKTFELLNCDQHKSMIIKSGRDPGKIRPDITHQSLLMLLDSPLNRAGLLQVYIHTEKNALIEINPQTRIPRTFARFCGLMVQLLHKLSVRAADGPQRLLRLIKNPVSDHLPAGCPRYSTSFKAGDAVCPRTIVPEDGPAAVVIGAFAHGTVNIDYTEKTVSISNYPLSAALTCAKICSAFEEVWGVL, encoded by the exons ATGGCTGCACGCGCTGGAGACAAGCGTGGTCTGGAGCATTTAGATGAATATGATCCAAAACcggcaaaacaacaaaaaagtttgcAGGAGCAGATGGCGGAAAAGcgtcttgttgttgttttagaaggAGCGACGCTTGAAACCGTGAAG GTTGGAAAGACATTTGAGTTGCTGAACTGTGATCAACATAAGAGTATGATCATAAAGAGTGGAAGAGACCCAGGGAAGATTCGCCCTGATATCACACATCAG AGCCTGTTGATGTTACTGGACAGTCCTCTGAACAGAGCTGGACTGCTTCAAGTCTACATTCACACAGAGAAGAACGCTTTGATCGAGATCAACCCACAGACGAGAATTCCTCGCACTTTTGCACGGTTTTGTGGACTAATGG TCCAGCTGCTGCACAAGCTGAGTGTGAGAGCGGCTGATGGTCCTCAGCGTTTGTTAAGGCTGATTAAGAATCCAGTGTCGGACCACCTGCCAGCTGGATGCCCCCGATACTCGACATCCTTCAAAGCAGGAGATGCTGTGTGTCCCAGAACAATTGTCCCTGAAGATGGACCCGCCGCTGTTGTCATTGGAGCGTTTGCACATGGCACA GTGAATATTGACTATACAGAGAAGACGGTGTCCATCAGTAACTATCCTCTGTCTGCTGCTCTGACCTGTGCCAAAATCTGTTCAGCATTTGAAGAGGTCTGGGGAGTGTTATGA
- the LOC113060147 gene encoding general transcription factor 3C polypeptide 6 translates to MSITASSDTVMEDEWEEEEQLVVAELSGMISSDVISSRQSTCKIVDIDSEQPVMQLGRYLFAGEYEDAIGTCVIFEEVGAGSSSALKYKGHTMKKLKLQRTFLSERKEDEPVSSGIEVMTLNDEESFGRKSAVCHYLDPFDMEKSVLDESNECEDPEMSDESAAEMEETETDARAALLED, encoded by the coding sequence ATGAGCATAACTGCTTCCTCAGACACAGTCATGGAGGACGAgtgggaggaagaggagcagctgGTTGTGGCGGAGCTGTCTGGGATGATCAGCTCGGATGTAATCTCCAGTCGGCAGAGCACGTGTAAGATCGTGGACATCGACAGCGAGCAGCCCGTGATGCAGCTGGGACGGTATCTGTTCGCCGGGGAGTACGAGGATGCCATAGGAACCTGCGTGATCTTTGAAGAGGTCGGTGCAGGTTCTAGTTCAGCTCTTAAATACAAAGGTCACACAATGAAGAAACTAAAGCTTCAGCGAACGTTTCTGTCGGAGAGGAAGGAGGACGAGCCCGTCTCTAGCGGAATAGAGGTGATGACTCTCAACGACGAAGAATCGTTCGGCAGGAAGAGCGCAGTTTGTCACTACCTGGATCCCTTCGACATGGAGAAGTCTGTGCTGGACGAATCTAACGAGTGCGAGGACCCCGAGATGAGCGACGAATCAGCGGCTGAGATGGAGGAGACCGAGACCGACGCGCGAGCCGCGCTCCTGGAAGACTGA
- the LOC113060148 gene encoding probable 28S rRNA (cytosine(4447)-C(5))-methyltransferase isoform X2 encodes MGRKLDPTIKVKRGPGRKARKQKGAETELSKFLVDDDGPKKLSSRSRKRAVKRAQVTKEPKQEEKPKKGFTDENSKWLKPAPRKRKIEQSEEDEDSDSQWEEDDDEEGFDKKEMEEEEEEDDDDMVDDYGADEGDEQDSDGEELLPIERAARKQKKQTSKKPESDDDDDDDDDDDEEKDDLKEDGEEEEDTVQANIDETEQFKLPAAAERAKEGLLAMDLQTIHQRIRDNVDVLSHFSEKREEGKERSEYLSLLRSDLCTYYSYNEFLISKLMDLFPVSELIDFLEANEIQRPVTIRTNTLKTRRRDLAQALINRGVNLDPLGKWSKVGLVIYDSSVPIGATPEYLSGQYMLQGASSFLPVMALSPQEGESVLDMSAAPGGKTTYMAQLMRNTGMIVANDANADRLKSVVGNIHRLGVTNAVICNYDGRQFPKVMGGFDRVLLDAPCSGTGVISKDPGVKTGKDEADILRSAHLQKELILSAIDSVNADSPTGGYLVYCTCSIMVEENEWVVDYALKKRNVKLVPTGLDFGKEGFIRFKERRFHPSLKLSRRFYPHSQNMDGFFVAKLKKLSNAIPSAPRERDEEESSKTETAASSEQIQNPESKQQKPNSTPEKSNMGQKQKLKPKKSETPIITKKTGVKAENKKPDGAKKAKIAKLDGETSKKNEKPDKMQKVKELNGDSTKEVVMEKKEGSQFEKKNEMKRKNLLKNNTNRMGKNKFRKLKSMVGQ; translated from the exons ATGGGCAGGAAGCTGGACCCCACCATCAAGGTGAAGAGAGGACCTGGACGCAAGGCCAGAAAACAGAAGGGAGCAGAAACTGAGCTGTCCAAGTTTTTAgttgatg ATGATGGGCCAAAAAAACTTTCAAGCAGATCAAGAAAACG AGCTGTAAAAAGAGCTCAAGTGACTAAAGAACCCAAACAAGAGGAAAAGCCTAAAAAAG gattcacagatgagaATAGTAAATGGCTAAAACCAGCGCCGAGGAAGCGAAAGATTGAACAATCTGAAGAAGATGAGGACAGTGACAGCCAATgggaagaagatgatgatgaagagggcTTTGATAAAAAGGaaatggaggaggaggaggaggaggatgatgatgatatgGTTGATGACTATGGTGCTGATGAAGGGGATGAACAAGACAGTGATGGAGAAGAG CTTCTGCCAATTGAGAGAGCtgcaagaaaacagaaaaaacagaCCAGCAAGAAACCAGAGagtgacgatgatgatgatgacgatgatgatgatgatgaagaaaagGATGATTTAAAGGAAGatggggaggaggaagaggatacTGTACAGGCAAATATTGATGAAACCGAACAATTCAAACTCCCAGCTGCAGCGGAGCGAGCGAAGGAGG GTCTTTTAGCAATGGACCTACAGACCATCCATCAGAGGATCAGAGATAATGTGGATGTGCTGTCTCACTTCAGTGAGAAGAGAGAAGAGGGTAAAGAGAGATCGGAGTATCTCTCTCTGCTGCGCTCTGACCTCTGCACCTACTACAGCTACAACGAGTTCCTCATCAGCAAACTCATGGACCTTTTCCCTGtctctgag CTGATTGATTTTCTTGAGGCCAATGAAATCCAGAGGCCAGTCACCATCAGAACCAACACCCTGAAGACCAGGAGGAGAGACTTGGCTCAG GCTCTGATTAACAGAGGAGTGAACCTGGATCCATTGGGGAAATGGTCCAAAGTGGGGCTGGTTATCTATGACTCTTCTGTTCCCATTG GAGCAACTCCAGAATATTTGTCAGGCCAGTACATGTTACAAGGTGCATCATCATTTCTGCCTGTAATGGCGCTTTCTCCCCAGGAGGGGGAATCGGTGCTGGACATGAGCGCCGCTCCTGGAGGAAAGACCACTTATATGG CTCAGCTCATGAGGAACACGGGCATGATTGTGGCTAATGACGCAAATGCAGACAGACTGAAGAGCGTGGTGGGAAACATCCATCGTCTCGGTGTCACTAACGCTGTCATCTGCAACTATGACGGCAGACAGTTCCCCAAG GTGATGGGAGGTTTCGACCGAGTGCTTTTAGATGCTCCTTGTTCGGGGACAGGAGTGATCTCCAAAGATCCAGGAGTAAAAACTggcaaa GACGAGGCTGATATTCTTCGCTCGGCTCACCTGCAGAAGGAGCTCATCCTGTCTGCTATTGACTCCGTCAATGCTGATTCTCCAACTGGTGGATACCTTGTTTACTGCACATGCTCTATTATG GTAGAGGAGAACGAGTGGGTGGTGGACTATGCTTTAAAGAAGAGAAATGTAAAGCTTGTCCCCACTGGACTAGACTTTGGCAAGGAGGGATTCATCAG ATTCAAAGAAAGACGTTTCCATCCATCTCTCAAACTGTCTCGCCGATTCTATCCTCACTCCCAAAACATGGATGGATTTTTTGTGGCCAAGCTAAAGAAGCTGTCTAACGCCATCCCCAGCGCACCGAGAGAAAGAG ATGAAGAAGAATCTTCAAAAACGGAGACCGCAGCCTCGTCCGAGCAGATCCAGAATCCAGAGTCTAAGCAACAGAAGCCCAATTCAACGCCAGAGAAAAGCAACATGGGCCAGAAGCAGAAATTAAAACCGAAAAAATCTGAGACGCCCATCATCACAAAGAAAACTGGAGTGAAAGCTGAGAATAAAAAACCCGATGGTGCCAAAAAGGCCAAAATTGCTAAGTTGGATGGTGAAACATCCAAAAAGAATGAGAAACCTGACAAAATGCAGAAGGTAAAGGAACTGAATGGAGATTCAACAAAAGAGGTGGTGATGGAGAAGAAAGAGGGGAGCCAGTTTGAGAAGAAGAACGAAATGAAAAGAAAGAACTTGTTGAAGAACAATACAAACAGAATGGGGAAAAACAAGTTTAGGAAGTTAAAAAGTATGGTTGGACAGTGA
- the LOC113060148 gene encoding probable 28S rRNA (cytosine(4447)-C(5))-methyltransferase isoform X1: protein MGRKLDPTIKVKRGPGRKARKQKGAETELSKFLVDDDGPKKLSSRSRKRAVKRAQVTKEPKQEEKPKKGFTDENSKWLKPAPRKRKIEQSEEDEDSDSQWEEDDDEEGFDKKEMEEEEEEDDDDMVDDYGADEGDEQDSDGEELLPIERAARKQKKQTSKKPESDDDDDDDDDDDEEKDDLKEDGEEEEDTVQANIDETEQFKLPAAAERAKEGLLAMDLQTIHQRIRDNVDVLSHFSEKREEGKERSEYLSLLRSDLCTYYSYNEFLISKLMDLFPVSELIDFLEANEIQRPVTIRTNTLKTRRRDLAQALINRGVNLDPLGKWSKVGLVIYDSSVPIGATPEYLSGQYMLQGASSFLPVMALSPQEGESVLDMSAAPGGKTTYMAQLMRNTGMIVANDANADRLKSVVGNIHRLGVTNAVICNYDGRQFPKVMGGFDRVLLDAPCSGTGVISKDPGVKTGKDEADILRSAHLQKELILSAIDSVNADSPTGGYLVYCTCSIMVEENEWVVDYALKKRNVKLVPTGLDFGKEGFIRFKERRFHPSLKLSRRFYPHSQNMDGFFVAKLKKLSNAIPSAPREREDEEESSKTETAASSEQIQNPESKQQKPNSTPEKSNMGQKQKLKPKKSETPIITKKTGVKAENKKPDGAKKAKIAKLDGETSKKNEKPDKMQKVKELNGDSTKEVVMEKKEGSQFEKKNEMKRKNLLKNNTNRMGKNKFRKLKSMVGQ from the exons ATGGGCAGGAAGCTGGACCCCACCATCAAGGTGAAGAGAGGACCTGGACGCAAGGCCAGAAAACAGAAGGGAGCAGAAACTGAGCTGTCCAAGTTTTTAgttgatg ATGATGGGCCAAAAAAACTTTCAAGCAGATCAAGAAAACG AGCTGTAAAAAGAGCTCAAGTGACTAAAGAACCCAAACAAGAGGAAAAGCCTAAAAAAG gattcacagatgagaATAGTAAATGGCTAAAACCAGCGCCGAGGAAGCGAAAGATTGAACAATCTGAAGAAGATGAGGACAGTGACAGCCAATgggaagaagatgatgatgaagagggcTTTGATAAAAAGGaaatggaggaggaggaggaggaggatgatgatgatatgGTTGATGACTATGGTGCTGATGAAGGGGATGAACAAGACAGTGATGGAGAAGAG CTTCTGCCAATTGAGAGAGCtgcaagaaaacagaaaaaacagaCCAGCAAGAAACCAGAGagtgacgatgatgatgatgacgatgatgatgatgatgaagaaaagGATGATTTAAAGGAAGatggggaggaggaagaggatacTGTACAGGCAAATATTGATGAAACCGAACAATTCAAACTCCCAGCTGCAGCGGAGCGAGCGAAGGAGG GTCTTTTAGCAATGGACCTACAGACCATCCATCAGAGGATCAGAGATAATGTGGATGTGCTGTCTCACTTCAGTGAGAAGAGAGAAGAGGGTAAAGAGAGATCGGAGTATCTCTCTCTGCTGCGCTCTGACCTCTGCACCTACTACAGCTACAACGAGTTCCTCATCAGCAAACTCATGGACCTTTTCCCTGtctctgag CTGATTGATTTTCTTGAGGCCAATGAAATCCAGAGGCCAGTCACCATCAGAACCAACACCCTGAAGACCAGGAGGAGAGACTTGGCTCAG GCTCTGATTAACAGAGGAGTGAACCTGGATCCATTGGGGAAATGGTCCAAAGTGGGGCTGGTTATCTATGACTCTTCTGTTCCCATTG GAGCAACTCCAGAATATTTGTCAGGCCAGTACATGTTACAAGGTGCATCATCATTTCTGCCTGTAATGGCGCTTTCTCCCCAGGAGGGGGAATCGGTGCTGGACATGAGCGCCGCTCCTGGAGGAAAGACCACTTATATGG CTCAGCTCATGAGGAACACGGGCATGATTGTGGCTAATGACGCAAATGCAGACAGACTGAAGAGCGTGGTGGGAAACATCCATCGTCTCGGTGTCACTAACGCTGTCATCTGCAACTATGACGGCAGACAGTTCCCCAAG GTGATGGGAGGTTTCGACCGAGTGCTTTTAGATGCTCCTTGTTCGGGGACAGGAGTGATCTCCAAAGATCCAGGAGTAAAAACTggcaaa GACGAGGCTGATATTCTTCGCTCGGCTCACCTGCAGAAGGAGCTCATCCTGTCTGCTATTGACTCCGTCAATGCTGATTCTCCAACTGGTGGATACCTTGTTTACTGCACATGCTCTATTATG GTAGAGGAGAACGAGTGGGTGGTGGACTATGCTTTAAAGAAGAGAAATGTAAAGCTTGTCCCCACTGGACTAGACTTTGGCAAGGAGGGATTCATCAG ATTCAAAGAAAGACGTTTCCATCCATCTCTCAAACTGTCTCGCCGATTCTATCCTCACTCCCAAAACATGGATGGATTTTTTGTGGCCAAGCTAAAGAAGCTGTCTAACGCCATCCCCAGCGCACCGAGAGAAAGAG AAGATGAAGAAGAATCTTCAAAAACGGAGACCGCAGCCTCGTCCGAGCAGATCCAGAATCCAGAGTCTAAGCAACAGAAGCCCAATTCAACGCCAGAGAAAAGCAACATGGGCCAGAAGCAGAAATTAAAACCGAAAAAATCTGAGACGCCCATCATCACAAAGAAAACTGGAGTGAAAGCTGAGAATAAAAAACCCGATGGTGCCAAAAAGGCCAAAATTGCTAAGTTGGATGGTGAAACATCCAAAAAGAATGAGAAACCTGACAAAATGCAGAAGGTAAAGGAACTGAATGGAGATTCAACAAAAGAGGTGGTGATGGAGAAGAAAGAGGGGAGCCAGTTTGAGAAGAAGAACGAAATGAAAAGAAAGAACTTGTTGAAGAACAATACAAACAGAATGGGGAAAAACAAGTTTAGGAAGTTAAAAAGTATGGTTGGACAGTGA